The following are encoded together in the Pseudomonas sediminis genome:
- a CDS encoding 3-isopropylmalate dehydratase: MRSILIALPLLLLAGCSSYRGDPENVKPVPEDRLLAFQEAQANGAQIVVNRDFGMMGGGCYVAIEVDRKVAARIGVGEVAAFQVPPGTRVVGITPDRMDDTLCGMGRLLREVAVPVKAGETQHLRIVSQNKGGFDIHPDKP, translated from the coding sequence ATGCGTTCGATCCTCATCGCTCTACCGCTGTTGCTGTTGGCCGGTTGTTCGTCATATCGGGGTGACCCCGAGAACGTCAAACCGGTACCGGAAGATCGCCTGCTGGCGTTTCAGGAGGCGCAGGCGAACGGCGCGCAGATCGTGGTCAACCGCGATTTTGGGATGATGGGGGGCGGCTGCTACGTGGCCATCGAAGTGGATCGCAAGGTCGCAGCGCGCATCGGCGTCGGCGAGGTCGCAGCCTTCCAGGTGCCGCCAGGCACGCGCGTGGTCGGCATCACGCCGGATCGCATGGATGACACCCTGTGCGGCATGGGCCGCTTGCTGCGCGAAGTGGCGGTGCCGGTGAAAGCCGGGGAAACCCAGCACCTGCGCATCGTCAGCCAGAACAAGGGCGGCTTCGATATTCACCCGGACAAGCCCTGA
- a CDS encoding HIT family protein — MSLHGTYDSQNIFAQIIRGDLPCYKLYEDDDVLAFLDLFPQSKGHSLVIPKRAAARNILEIDDASLAKVMAVVKKVTQAVVDELQPAGVQIAQFNGAPAGQTVFHIHMHVIPRFEGEGLGIHAANKADPAELEALQARLVKRLQG, encoded by the coding sequence ATGAGCCTGCACGGTACTTACGATTCCCAGAACATCTTCGCCCAGATCATTCGTGGCGACCTGCCTTGCTACAAACTCTACGAGGACGATGATGTACTGGCGTTCCTCGATCTGTTCCCGCAATCCAAGGGCCACAGTCTGGTTATTCCCAAACGCGCGGCCGCGCGCAATATCCTGGAAATCGACGACGCCAGCCTGGCCAAGGTCATGGCCGTGGTGAAGAAGGTCACCCAGGCCGTTGTCGATGAGTTGCAGCCGGCTGGTGTGCAAATCGCGCAGTTCAACGGCGCGCCTGCCGGGCAGACGGTGTTCCATATCCACATGCACGTGATTCCGCGCTTCGAGGGCGAGGGGCTGGGTATTCACGCGGCCAACAAGGCCGATCCGGCCGAGCTAGAAGCGCTGCAGGCACGACTGGTCAAGCGCCTGCAAGGCTGA
- a CDS encoding MFS transporter, which yields MNSSASGAATTLSPGAILLIQLALALGGFAIGTGEFAIMGLMPNVAADLGVSEPQVGHVISAYALGVVVGAPVLALLGARLPRRILLLLLMGCFALGNFASALAPSYEPLLIFRFIAGLPHGAYFGIAMLVAASMAPPHKRAKAVSRVLAGLTVAILIGNPLATWLGQFMSWRYAFALVGIIAITTIAMVAIFLPADANEQRSSPSGELRAFNRAPIWLALGIGSIGFAGMFCVFSYMAPTLLHVTQVGPGWIPLAMGVFGAGCIVGNSAGGWLFDRLRLRAVAWILAWSTLVLLVFPFAAHSLWTILPAIFALGTMIALGPALQTHLMDVATGAQTLAAASNHAAFNVANALGPWLGGLAISAGMDWTVTGYIGAATAIGGLLLFAWAWQVQQKNAAI from the coding sequence ATGAACAGCTCTGCATCAGGCGCCGCGACCACTCTGTCGCCGGGCGCGATCCTTCTCATTCAACTCGCCCTGGCCCTTGGCGGCTTCGCCATCGGCACCGGCGAGTTCGCCATCATGGGCCTGATGCCCAACGTCGCCGCCGACCTTGGCGTCAGCGAGCCGCAAGTCGGCCACGTGATCAGCGCTTACGCCCTCGGCGTGGTGGTCGGTGCACCGGTGCTGGCCCTGCTCGGCGCGCGCCTGCCACGGCGCATCCTGCTGCTGTTGCTGATGGGCTGCTTCGCCCTCGGCAACTTCGCCAGCGCTCTGGCACCCAGTTATGAGCCGCTGCTGATTTTCCGCTTCATCGCCGGCCTGCCGCATGGCGCCTATTTCGGCATCGCTATGTTGGTGGCGGCCTCCATGGCGCCGCCGCACAAACGCGCCAAGGCGGTGAGCCGGGTGCTGGCCGGCCTGACCGTGGCCATCCTGATCGGCAACCCGCTGGCCACCTGGCTCGGCCAATTCATGAGCTGGCGCTACGCCTTTGCCCTGGTCGGCATCATCGCCATCACCACCATCGCCATGGTCGCGATCTTCCTCCCGGCTGACGCCAACGAGCAGCGCAGCAGCCCATCGGGCGAGTTGCGCGCCTTCAACCGCGCGCCGATCTGGCTGGCCCTGGGCATCGGCTCGATCGGTTTCGCCGGGATGTTCTGCGTGTTCAGCTACATGGCGCCAACCCTGCTTCATGTCACCCAGGTCGGCCCCGGTTGGATTCCTCTGGCAATGGGCGTATTCGGCGCCGGCTGCATCGTCGGCAACAGTGCCGGAGGCTGGCTGTTCGACCGCCTGCGCCTGCGCGCCGTGGCCTGGATTCTGGCCTGGAGCACACTGGTGCTGCTGGTCTTCCCGTTCGCCGCGCACAGCCTGTGGACGATCCTGCCGGCGATCTTCGCCCTCGGCACCATGATCGCCCTCGGCCCGGCGCTGCAGACCCATTTGATGGACGTTGCCACGGGCGCGCAGACACTCGCTGCCGCGTCCAACCACGCCGCGTTCAACGTCGCCAACGCGCTGGGCCCCTGGCTCGGCGGCCTGGCCATCAGCGCCGGTATGGACTGGACGGTGACCGGCTACATCGGTGCTGCGACGGCGATCGGCGGCCTGCTTTTGTTTGCCTGGGCGTGGCAAGTGCAGCAGAAAAACGCAGCGATCTGA
- a CDS encoding NTP/NDP exchange transporter gives MSLSTMAQRVAVAINAQRNELWPALAGFALFFCLFSGYFMLRPIREAMGIVSGVENLQWLFTATFVVMLIAVPLFAWLSSRVPRIHFIDWVYGFFTLNLVLFALLFFSADESVWLARSFYVWISVYNLFVVSVAWSLMADVFDSEQAKRLFAFIAAGASVGGLAGPALSTLLIGTLGQAGLILLAAVLLAVALTLKQVLMRWREQGGAGRAGAVQAESPRRPVPGNPFSGLTRVLASPYLLGIAGFVILLATASTFLYFEQARLVAELFPDRAAQVRVFGVIDFVVQAGALIAQLFITGRIARRMGVRVLLACVPLMVCVGFIGLALMPSFAMLAALMIVRRIGEYAFVRPGREMLFAPLDAESKYKAKNFIDTVIYRAGDAMSGWLKSLLDMLAQGAWLVALVGAASAALWGLLGWYLGGQADQRSAEKKVAATT, from the coding sequence ATGTCATTGTCAACGATGGCGCAGCGCGTGGCCGTGGCCATCAACGCGCAGCGCAACGAGTTGTGGCCGGCGCTGGCCGGTTTTGCCCTGTTCTTTTGCCTGTTCTCGGGCTACTTCATGCTGCGACCGATCCGCGAGGCGATGGGCATCGTCTCCGGCGTGGAGAACCTGCAATGGTTGTTCACCGCCACCTTCGTGGTGATGCTGATCGCGGTGCCCTTGTTCGCCTGGCTCAGTTCGCGGGTGCCGCGGATTCATTTCATCGACTGGGTGTACGGTTTCTTCACCCTGAACCTCGTGCTGTTCGCCCTGTTGTTTTTCAGCGCTGATGAAAGTGTATGGCTGGCGCGTAGCTTTTACGTGTGGATCTCGGTCTACAACCTGTTCGTCGTGTCGGTGGCCTGGAGCCTGATGGCGGATGTATTCGACAGCGAACAGGCCAAGCGGTTGTTCGCTTTCATCGCAGCGGGAGCCAGTGTCGGCGGATTGGCAGGACCCGCACTCAGTACGCTGTTGATCGGCACGCTTGGTCAGGCCGGGTTGATTCTGCTGGCCGCTGTATTGCTGGCTGTCGCGCTGACGCTCAAGCAGGTGCTGATGCGCTGGCGAGAGCAGGGTGGTGCGGGGCGTGCCGGTGCGGTTCAGGCCGAGAGCCCACGCCGGCCCGTGCCGGGCAATCCGTTCAGCGGGTTGACCCGAGTACTGGCTTCGCCCTATTTGCTGGGCATCGCCGGCTTCGTGATTCTTCTGGCCACGGCCAGCACCTTTCTCTACTTCGAGCAGGCACGTCTGGTGGCCGAGCTGTTCCCGGATCGTGCGGCGCAGGTTCGCGTATTCGGCGTGATCGACTTCGTGGTGCAGGCTGGCGCATTGATTGCCCAGCTGTTCATCACCGGGCGTATCGCGCGGCGTATGGGCGTGCGAGTGTTGTTGGCCTGTGTGCCGCTAATGGTGTGTGTCGGTTTCATCGGCCTGGCGTTGATGCCGAGCTTCGCCATGCTGGCGGCGCTGATGATCGTCCGGCGTATCGGTGAATATGCCTTCGTGCGGCCTGGGCGGGAGATGCTCTTCGCGCCGCTGGATGCCGAGAGCAAGTACAAGGCGAAAAACTTCATCGACACCGTGATCTATCGCGCGGGCGACGCCATGAGTGGTTGGCTCAAGAGCCTGCTGGACATGCTGGCCCAGGGCGCCTGGCTGGTGGCGTTGGTGGGGGCTGCCAGTGCGGCGCTGTGGGGACTGCTGGGTTGGTATCTGGGCGGGCAGGCCGATCAGCGCAGTGCCGAGAAAAAGGTGGCTGCAACTACCTAA
- a CDS encoding amidohydrolase family protein, whose product MTPMPYAAITGIDTHAHIFRQDLPMVPGRRYSPSYDATVEQYLAHLDACGLSQGVLIQPSFLGTDNHYMVEALQRFPERLRGVAVVDAQVSDAELDELAAAGVVGVRLNLIGKALEDYTGPAWSGLFRRLARRGWQVEIQRGFDDLALIVPAILESDVTVVIDHFGLPAPSVQLDAAQHAVFFDLLGQAPVWIKLSAAYRSQSDLSRAQAIEARLREACGGVGRFLWGSDWPNTQFESQTRYDQQFALLEALLPNPEERRRVLVDNPATLFGFASA is encoded by the coding sequence ATGACGCCCATGCCTTATGCCGCTATCACCGGCATCGACACCCACGCGCACATCTTTCGCCAGGACCTGCCCATGGTTCCCGGCCGCCGCTACAGCCCCAGCTATGACGCCACCGTGGAGCAGTACCTGGCCCACCTGGACGCCTGTGGCCTGTCCCAGGGGGTGCTGATCCAGCCCAGCTTTCTCGGCACCGACAACCACTACATGGTCGAGGCGTTGCAACGCTTCCCTGAGCGCCTGCGTGGCGTGGCGGTGGTGGATGCGCAGGTCAGCGATGCCGAGCTGGACGAGTTGGCCGCTGCCGGCGTGGTGGGCGTGCGCCTGAACCTGATCGGCAAGGCGCTGGAGGATTACACCGGCCCGGCCTGGAGTGGTCTGTTCCGCCGTCTGGCGCGCCGAGGCTGGCAGGTGGAGATCCAGCGCGGCTTCGACGACCTGGCGCTGATCGTGCCGGCGATTCTCGAATCCGACGTCACCGTGGTGATCGATCACTTCGGCCTGCCTGCGCCGAGCGTGCAACTGGATGCTGCGCAGCATGCCGTGTTCTTTGACCTGCTGGGCCAGGCGCCGGTATGGATCAAGCTGTCGGCGGCCTACCGCAGCCAGTCTGACTTGAGTCGTGCCCAGGCCATCGAAGCGCGTCTGCGTGAGGCCTGTGGCGGCGTCGGTCGCTTCCTCTGGGGCAGCGATTGGCCCAACACCCAGTTCGAGTCGCAGACCCGCTACGATCAGCAATTCGCGCTGCTCGAGGCTCTGCTGCCCAACCCCGAGGAGCGCCGTCGCGTTCTGGTGGACAACCCCGCAACCCTGTTCGGTTTCGCCTCAGCGTAA
- a CDS encoding SLC13 family permease, with protein MMSLLVVAAIVLAVALGYTTKINIGLFAIAFAYLLGCFGMGMSPGDIINMWPLKIFFVIFSVCLFYSFATVNGTLEKLAGHLLYRCRGVPHMLPYAILLTSGVIAAMGAGYYTVLAFMAPLTLLLCQRTGMSLILGGMAVNYGALAGANFVSSQSGIIFRGLMTGAGMPESEAFVNALAIFASTAIIPVLVISAFVFLGGHGRNLKNAVLAADLPEAFNREQKLTLLLTVLMMVLVLAAPLALLAFPDNATIKFINSKVDIGLIASVFSVIALLLKLGDERKAIASVPWATLIMICGVGMLITVAIKAGTIDALASWIGGNIPPLMIPVAFGVVAALMSIFASTLGVVTPALFPMVLPLSASMSIDPMILFIAIVVGAQATSISPFSSGGSLLLGSCTDDKVRSTLFSQLLLRAAPIGFVAAMLFNLALTFLF; from the coding sequence ATGATGAGCTTGCTCGTCGTCGCCGCGATCGTCCTCGCCGTCGCGCTGGGGTATACCACCAAGATCAACATCGGCCTGTTCGCCATTGCCTTCGCCTACCTGCTGGGCTGTTTTGGCATGGGCATGAGCCCGGGCGACATCATCAATATGTGGCCGCTGAAGATCTTCTTCGTGATCTTTTCGGTCTGCCTGTTCTACAGCTTCGCCACCGTCAACGGCACCCTGGAAAAACTCGCCGGGCATCTGCTGTATCGCTGCCGTGGCGTGCCGCACATGCTGCCCTATGCCATTTTGCTGACCTCGGGGGTGATCGCCGCCATGGGCGCCGGTTACTACACCGTGCTGGCCTTCATGGCGCCGCTGACCCTGCTGCTGTGCCAGCGCACTGGCATGAGCCTGATTCTCGGTGGTATGGCGGTGAACTACGGCGCGCTGGCCGGGGCGAACTTCGTTTCCAGTCAGAGCGGCATCATCTTCCGAGGCCTGATGACCGGCGCCGGCATGCCCGAAAGCGAGGCTTTCGTGAATGCCCTGGCGATCTTCGCCAGCACGGCGATCATCCCGGTGCTGGTGATTTCTGCCTTCGTCTTCCTCGGTGGCCATGGCCGCAATCTGAAGAACGCGGTACTCGCCGCCGATCTGCCGGAGGCCTTCAACCGCGAGCAAAAGCTGACCCTGCTGCTGACCGTGCTGATGATGGTGCTGGTGCTCGCTGCACCGCTGGCGCTGCTGGCCTTCCCGGACAATGCCACGATCAAGTTCATCAACAGCAAGGTGGACATCGGCCTGATCGCCAGCGTGTTCTCGGTGATCGCCCTGTTGCTCAAGCTCGGTGACGAGCGCAAGGCCATCGCCTCGGTGCCCTGGGCCACGTTGATCATGATCTGCGGCGTCGGCATGCTGATTACCGTCGCGATCAAGGCCGGCACCATCGACGCCCTGGCGTCCTGGATCGGCGGCAATATCCCGCCGTTGATGATCCCGGTGGCCTTCGGCGTGGTGGCTGCGCTGATGTCGATCTTCGCCAGTACGCTCGGCGTCGTGACGCCGGCGTTGTTTCCCATGGTGCTGCCGCTTTCGGCGTCGATGTCGATCGATCCGATGATCCTCTTCATCGCCATCGTGGTCGGTGCCCAGGCTACCTCGATCTCGCCGTTCTCCTCCGGCGGCAGTCTGCTGCTGGGCTCCTGCACGGACGACAAGGTTCGCTCGACCCTGTTCTCGCAGCTGCTGCTGCGCGCCGCGCCCATTGGCTTCGTTGCGGCGATGCTGTTCAACCTGGCACTGACCTTCCTGTTCTGA
- a CDS encoding glutathione S-transferase N-terminal domain-containing protein: protein MTDLSLFHITRKWPAQHPEHLQLYSLPTPNGVKVSIMLEEIGLPYEAHLVSFDSNDQFSPEFLSLAPNNKIPAILDPDGPNGHPLPLFESGAILIYLAEKTGKLLPQDAAARYETIQWLMWQMGGLGPMFGQLGFFVKFAGSHFEDKRPRDRYAAESARLLGVLDQHLQGRDWIAGEYSIADIAVFPWIRTLADFYQAGDLVQLERFTNVRRVLDAFLARPAVQRGLNIPARG, encoded by the coding sequence ATGACCGACCTCAGCCTATTCCACATCACCCGCAAATGGCCTGCCCAGCATCCCGAGCACCTGCAGCTGTATTCGCTGCCCACGCCCAACGGCGTCAAGGTCTCGATCATGCTGGAAGAAATCGGCCTGCCCTATGAGGCGCACCTGGTCAGCTTCGACAGCAATGACCAGTTCAGCCCCGAGTTTCTCTCCCTGGCGCCGAACAACAAGATTCCCGCGATTCTCGACCCCGACGGGCCGAATGGCCATCCGCTGCCGCTGTTCGAGTCCGGCGCGATTCTGATCTACCTGGCGGAAAAGACCGGCAAGCTGCTACCGCAGGATGCCGCTGCACGTTACGAGACGATTCAATGGCTGATGTGGCAGATGGGCGGCCTGGGGCCGATGTTTGGCCAGCTCGGTTTCTTCGTCAAATTCGCCGGCAGCCATTTTGAAGACAAGCGTCCACGTGACCGTTACGCCGCTGAATCGGCACGCCTGCTGGGCGTACTCGACCAACACCTGCAAGGCCGTGACTGGATCGCTGGCGAATACAGCATCGCCGACATCGCCGTATTCCCCTGGATTCGCACCCTGGCGGATTTCTACCAGGCCGGTGATCTGGTGCAACTCGAGCGCTTCACCAACGTGCGCCGCGTGCTCGATGCCTTCCTCGCCCGCCCGGCGGTGCAGCGCGGCCTGAACATCCCCGCACGAGGCTGA
- a CDS encoding tetratricopeptide repeat protein, whose protein sequence is MPLLALLVIACQVTCGLHVVRSGQERYWLYLIIALPGLGCLIYFLGIMLPDLLGSRRGRQTLNRLHDSIDPQRHLRALRDELEIRDTRDTRVNLADELLRMGHAEEAATHYQTALRGIHSDAPDILLGLARARFAQGDFAGCQASLDQLIAHNPDFRSTDGHQLYARALEGQGNDLKAEEEYCALGSYCASPEANYRYALLLQRLGRQREAIELLQQIQTHARRSARHYRVLHKEWLDLSQKALLELQRG, encoded by the coding sequence ATGCCTCTGCTCGCTCTGCTGGTCATCGCCTGCCAAGTCACCTGCGGCCTCCACGTGGTGCGCAGTGGCCAGGAACGCTACTGGCTGTACCTGATCATCGCCCTGCCCGGCCTCGGCTGCCTAATCTACTTTCTCGGTATCATGCTGCCGGATCTGCTCGGTAGTCGACGCGGCCGGCAGACACTCAACCGCCTGCACGACAGCATCGACCCGCAGCGCCATCTGCGCGCGTTGCGCGACGAATTGGAGATTCGCGACACCCGCGATACTCGCGTCAACCTGGCCGATGAGCTGCTGCGCATGGGCCACGCCGAAGAAGCGGCCACGCACTACCAGACAGCCCTGCGCGGTATCCACAGCGACGCCCCGGACATCCTCCTCGGGCTGGCCAGAGCACGTTTTGCCCAGGGCGACTTCGCCGGTTGCCAGGCAAGTCTCGATCAGCTGATCGCCCACAATCCGGACTTTCGTTCCACCGACGGCCACCAGCTGTATGCCCGCGCGCTGGAAGGCCAGGGCAACGACCTCAAGGCCGAAGAGGAATACTGCGCCCTCGGCAGCTACTGCGCCAGCCCCGAAGCCAATTACCGCTATGCCCTGCTGCTGCAGCGACTGGGACGTCAGCGCGAGGCCATCGAACTGCTGCAGCAGATCCAGACTCACGCCCGCCGCTCCGCCCGGCATTATCGAGTGCTACACAAGGAGTGGCTGGACCTGAGCCAGAAGGCGCTGCTCGAGCTGCAGCGCGGCTGA
- a CDS encoding FAD-dependent oxidoreductase, which produces MNGLPIAIVGAGTAGLATAIFLARQGYAVRVLERVEQLQPVGAGILLQPSGLAVLQRLGLLAECTALGAPVSRLYGTSCQGRVILDTRYHDWQPGSFGLGIHRGVLMTALLKAAQRAGVQVETGVVVSRFEQASGHVRLLQEQADGSEQPLGDFAALILADGTRSTLRAQMQVRQWSRPYPWGALWSMLPTSAATESGELRQWYRGCREMFGLMPTGCTHQAREKSLTSLFWSLPLSEHEAWRKSGLQAWKTRVRNLAGEASEAYLQQIDDPAQLTLAAYADVRMQRWNDGRVLAIGDCAHAMSPQLGQGANMALVDAAALADALGNAGDQHQRALDWNAIFTRYGDTRRDHLRYYRQASRLLTPLFQSNSNTLAVLRDIALLLARHNRFGRQHAVSTLVGARGGWLWSGAQKRELHVWTGEREAWE; this is translated from the coding sequence GTGAATGGATTGCCGATAGCCATCGTAGGGGCGGGTACCGCGGGTCTCGCCACGGCGATATTCCTCGCCCGCCAGGGTTATGCGGTGCGCGTGCTGGAGCGGGTCGAGCAACTGCAGCCGGTGGGCGCCGGTATCCTTTTGCAGCCTTCCGGTCTGGCTGTACTGCAACGCCTGGGACTGCTCGCCGAATGCACCGCACTAGGGGCTCCGGTCAGCCGCCTGTACGGCACCAGTTGCCAGGGGCGGGTAATCCTCGACACTCGTTATCACGACTGGCAGCCAGGCAGTTTCGGCCTTGGTATTCACCGCGGCGTGTTGATGACGGCGTTGCTCAAGGCCGCGCAGCGTGCCGGTGTGCAGGTGGAAACCGGCGTGGTGGTGAGCCGCTTCGAGCAGGCCAGCGGCCATGTTCGCCTGCTGCAGGAGCAAGCGGATGGTAGTGAACAACCCCTCGGCGATTTCGCCGCACTGATTCTGGCCGATGGCACGCGTTCGACCCTGCGAGCGCAGATGCAGGTGCGGCAGTGGTCGCGGCCCTATCCGTGGGGTGCGCTGTGGAGCATGTTGCCGACCTCAGCGGCGACTGAATCCGGCGAGCTGCGTCAGTGGTATCGCGGCTGCCGGGAAATGTTCGGGCTGATGCCGACCGGCTGTACCCATCAAGCCCGTGAGAAGTCGTTGACCAGCCTGTTCTGGAGCCTGCCGCTCAGTGAACATGAAGCGTGGCGCAAGAGCGGCCTGCAGGCCTGGAAAACCCGCGTGCGCAACCTCGCCGGCGAGGCTTCGGAGGCCTATCTGCAGCAGATCGATGACCCCGCACAATTGACCCTGGCGGCCTATGCGGACGTGCGCATGCAACGCTGGAACGATGGTCGTGTGCTGGCCATCGGTGATTGCGCCCACGCCATGAGCCCGCAATTGGGGCAGGGCGCCAATATGGCCTTGGTCGATGCGGCTGCACTGGCCGATGCGCTCGGCAATGCCGGTGACCAGCATCAGCGCGCGCTCGACTGGAACGCCATCTTCACTCGCTACGGTGATACGCGCCGTGATCACCTGCGCTACTACCGTCAGGCCAGCCGCTTGCTGACGCCGCTGTTCCAGTCCAACAGCAACACACTGGCGGTGTTGCGTGATATCGCCCTGCTGTTGGCTCGGCACAACCGCTTCGGCCGCCAGCATGCCGTCAGCACCTTGGTCGGTGCGCGCGGCGGCTGGCTATGGTCGGGGGCGCAGAAGCGCGAGTTGCATGTCTGGACGGGCGAGCGGGAGGCCTGGGAGTAA
- a CDS encoding GntR family transcriptional regulator, with protein sequence MSTTALGQDERLPLYQRLRDEMLGKIAAGEWLPGEAIPTEAELTRHYGVAIGTVRKAVETLVSEGLLLRAQGRGTFVRRPNFDGSLFRFFRQVSASGQSQVPQSRILECRLEPADAAARQALQLAEGERCVFLQRLRLIDGRPLFHERIWLPLSRFGALLELAPDDFPQLLYPFYEQRCGQRIASAQETLTVSCADAELAAILDVAEASPSVVIERTALGYDRTPLEYRLSRAAAENFRYQVEIS encoded by the coding sequence ATGAGCACCACGGCTCTGGGACAGGACGAGCGCCTGCCGCTGTATCAGCGGTTACGGGACGAAATGCTGGGCAAGATCGCCGCAGGCGAATGGCTGCCCGGCGAAGCCATCCCTACCGAAGCGGAGTTGACCCGCCATTACGGCGTGGCCATCGGCACGGTGCGCAAGGCGGTGGAAACTTTGGTCAGCGAGGGCCTGCTGCTGCGTGCTCAAGGCCGTGGCACCTTCGTGCGGCGGCCGAACTTCGATGGCTCGCTGTTTCGCTTCTTCCGCCAGGTCAGCGCCAGCGGCCAGTCGCAGGTGCCGCAAAGCCGTATCCTCGAATGCCGTCTCGAACCGGCTGATGCTGCAGCACGCCAGGCACTGCAGCTGGCTGAGGGCGAGCGCTGCGTGTTCCTCCAGCGCCTGCGCCTGATCGACGGCCGCCCGCTGTTCCATGAACGTATCTGGCTACCGCTTTCACGCTTCGGCGCTCTGCTGGAGCTCGCGCCGGACGACTTCCCGCAATTGCTCTATCCCTTCTACGAGCAACGTTGCGGCCAGCGCATCGCTTCGGCCCAGGAGACCCTCACCGTCTCCTGCGCCGATGCCGAACTCGCCGCCATTCTGGATGTGGCCGAGGCCAGCCCGAGCGTGGTCATCGAACGCACCGCCTTGGGCTACGACCGCACGCCGCTGGAATATCGCCTGTCACGCGCGGCGGCGGAGAACTTCCGCTATCAGGTGGAAATCAGCTAA
- a CDS encoding DUF2790 domain-containing protein — protein MKFAAFNATLLAVLAPLAIASEKAPATPKVEVQEYQYGMQLDIDTVLQRTDNSRKSGVVPSVMVYRDSKGEVHAVRFVEWGGLSNQNG, from the coding sequence ATGAAATTCGCCGCCTTCAACGCCACCCTCCTCGCCGTTCTGGCCCCCTTGGCCATCGCCAGCGAGAAAGCACCTGCCACTCCCAAGGTCGAAGTGCAGGAATACCAGTACGGCATGCAGCTGGACATCGACACCGTCCTGCAGCGCACCGACAACAGCCGCAAGAGCGGTGTCGTGCCCAGCGTCATGGTCTACCGTGACAGCAAGGGCGAAGTGCACGCCGTGCGTTTCGTGGAGTGGGGCGGCCTGAGCAACCAGAACGGCTAA